The following are encoded together in the Narcine bancroftii isolate sNarBan1 chromosome 10, sNarBan1.hap1, whole genome shotgun sequence genome:
- the LOC138744431 gene encoding ankyrin repeat domain-containing protein 1-like isoform X2 encodes MIGKLEHIHVTAQTGADLLHHQPLEVTGKKNPARPGSWEAGSRMVQDEFGNGGYCSAVAIEKQDDLKTQTEPFPFIPSHKRQKEKLQPVAHCKNRKQAEQRLKLETVDDLEFIVRLKKKKQSKTIATKPPKEKEPDIITEPVDVEAFWRAALDNKLHVVEKYLADGGQPDACDQFNRTALHRACSEGNEEVVLKLLEAGASTEFRDMLEATAVHWSCRGGSLEVLKVLLNKDAAVNARDKLHSTPLHVAVRTGHYECAEHLIACGADLNARDAEGDTPMHDAVRLNRYRLMKLLLIYGANPTFKNCNGQTPLDLVLQWQTGTKEILDQFMETSQVSQK; translated from the exons atgataggcaaactggaacatatccatgtcaccgctcagacaggagctgatctgcttcatcaccagcctcttGAA GTGACTGGAAAGAAGAACCCGGCCAGACCCGGGAGCTGGGAGGCCGGTTCGCGGATGGTACAAGACGAGTTTGGAAACGGGGGATACTGTTCCGCCGTGGCGATCGAGAAGCAGGATGACCTGAAGACTCAGACGGAGCCCTTCCCGTTCATACCCAGCCACAAGCGTCAGAAGGAGAAACTCCAGCCAGTGGCTCACTGCAAAAAT AGAAAACAGGCGGAACAGAGGCTGAAGCTTGAAACTGTAGATGATCTTGAATTCATCGTGAGGTTGAAGAAGAAAAAGCAATCCAAGACGATTGCCACCAAACCCCCAAAGGAGAAGGAACCGGACATTATA ACCGAGCCTGTCGACGTGGAAGCTTTCTGGAGGGCGGCTTTGGACAACAAGCTCCATGTGGTCGAGAAGTACCTTGCCGACGGCGGACAGCCGGATGCATGTGACCAG tTTAACAGAACGGCCCTGCACCGCGCCTGCTCGGAGGGAAATGAAGAGGTTGTGTTGAAACTGCTGGAAGCCGGAGCCTCGACGGAGTTTCGTGACATG CTGGAAGCCACAGCGGTCCACTGGTCCTGTCGCGGAGGCAGTCTGGAAGTTTTGAAAGTTTTGTTAAACAAAGATGCAGCCGTAAACGCGAGGGACAAG TTACACAGCACTCCGCTGCACGTCGCAGTCAGAACCGGACATTATGAATGTGCCGAGCATCTGATCGCATGCGGAGCAGATCTGAATGCCAGAGACGCA GAAGGGGACACACCGATGCATGACGCCGTCCGACTGAACCGTTACCGACTAATGAAGCTACTACTGATTTACGGGGCCAACCCTACTTTTAAAAATTGC AATGGACAGACGCCACTGGATCTTGTTCTTCAATGGCAGACTGGCACAAAAGAAATACTTGACCAATTTATGGAAACCTCACAGGTGTCACAAAAATGA
- the LOC138744431 gene encoding ankyrin repeat domain-containing protein 1-like isoform X1 has product MTPTIMPGMTRKLQPWVKLPAWNMISFGGTGFIYKRRSGWETSLDSGEGTQLHSRSSKNHDNMVMLRVEDLVTGKKNPARPGSWEAGSRMVQDEFGNGGYCSAVAIEKQDDLKTQTEPFPFIPSHKRQKEKLQPVAHCKNRKQAEQRLKLETVDDLEFIVRLKKKKQSKTIATKPPKEKEPDIITEPVDVEAFWRAALDNKLHVVEKYLADGGQPDACDQFNRTALHRACSEGNEEVVLKLLEAGASTEFRDMLEATAVHWSCRGGSLEVLKVLLNKDAAVNARDKLHSTPLHVAVRTGHYECAEHLIACGADLNARDAEGDTPMHDAVRLNRYRLMKLLLIYGANPTFKNCNGQTPLDLVLQWQTGTKEILDQFMETSQVSQK; this is encoded by the exons ATGACGCCTACCATTATGCCCGGAATGACGAGGAAGTTGCAGCCCTGGGTGAAGCTCCCAGCTTGGAACATGATCTCATTCGGGGGCACCGGTTTTATATATAAGCGACGCTCCGGCTGGGAGACTTCATTAGACTCTGGTGAGGGAACTCAGCTGCATTCAAGGAGTTCTAAGAACCACGACAACATGGTGATGCTAAGAGTTGAAGACCTG GTGACTGGAAAGAAGAACCCGGCCAGACCCGGGAGCTGGGAGGCCGGTTCGCGGATGGTACAAGACGAGTTTGGAAACGGGGGATACTGTTCCGCCGTGGCGATCGAGAAGCAGGATGACCTGAAGACTCAGACGGAGCCCTTCCCGTTCATACCCAGCCACAAGCGTCAGAAGGAGAAACTCCAGCCAGTGGCTCACTGCAAAAAT AGAAAACAGGCGGAACAGAGGCTGAAGCTTGAAACTGTAGATGATCTTGAATTCATCGTGAGGTTGAAGAAGAAAAAGCAATCCAAGACGATTGCCACCAAACCCCCAAAGGAGAAGGAACCGGACATTATA ACCGAGCCTGTCGACGTGGAAGCTTTCTGGAGGGCGGCTTTGGACAACAAGCTCCATGTGGTCGAGAAGTACCTTGCCGACGGCGGACAGCCGGATGCATGTGACCAG tTTAACAGAACGGCCCTGCACCGCGCCTGCTCGGAGGGAAATGAAGAGGTTGTGTTGAAACTGCTGGAAGCCGGAGCCTCGACGGAGTTTCGTGACATG CTGGAAGCCACAGCGGTCCACTGGTCCTGTCGCGGAGGCAGTCTGGAAGTTTTGAAAGTTTTGTTAAACAAAGATGCAGCCGTAAACGCGAGGGACAAG TTACACAGCACTCCGCTGCACGTCGCAGTCAGAACCGGACATTATGAATGTGCCGAGCATCTGATCGCATGCGGAGCAGATCTGAATGCCAGAGACGCA GAAGGGGACACACCGATGCATGACGCCGTCCGACTGAACCGTTACCGACTAATGAAGCTACTACTGATTTACGGGGCCAACCCTACTTTTAAAAATTGC AATGGACAGACGCCACTGGATCTTGTTCTTCAATGGCAGACTGGCACAAAAGAAATACTTGACCAATTTATGGAAACCTCACAGGTGTCACAAAAATGA